In Pirellulales bacterium, one genomic interval encodes:
- a CDS encoding ATP-binding protein, whose product MRTIFDTCVPRDEVLSGELRDQQFAASLTRVLRGGADEVYGDAATFFSNTFPTGGLKSLLREGLGRLTGANASSPSVIRLETSFGGGKTHNLIALYHLCRGTVDASIAKRFVSPELVPATPIKKIAGIVGPDMEVADGVDHDGLRTYTMWGELAWQLGFHSGGAKGARDAYEVVRKSDEQRTAPGTQAWEKLIGDDPALLMIDEIAYYLRVARGAQFQAGKTSVAEQTVAFLMSLIKFASESKRTVLVYTLADSSDAFGTESDELREELAEARSISARQEHVLTPTAEDEISAIVTHRLFQNVDRKAAEETAKAWTTYYSRVIEQGVDLPQRAVRAEYQTEIVQDHPFHPELLTTLNRKTSTIPNFQKTRGVLRLLAQTVRELWRTKPRDCYLICPHHLDLGQEQLANDLTSRLDRPQFKQVIEADIASPKKGTLSHAQEIDLEWTEAGRPPYAQRVAATTFLHSLVQTGQSGTDPADLRLAVLQPDDDPALIDKAIQRLIDRCWFFDYDGLRYRFKTEPSLRKIVDDEMGLVGKIKAKSELDDRIQKVWKKGVLHPEYFPAEAADVDDDAQAPKLVVLHYDAAAVKATEAGTPPDLVLKLFEHKGSMEEYRTYKNNLVFLVADADQVDRMVDVAQQYLATRRITGDPERMQEFNKAQAEKLKQMGEAAELDLRVAITKCYRHLYYPSADAPRKNGNLAHQALQAEEQGKVQHDQAEVILKALKNLEKVLTADDKPLNAQYVKAKAWPANTASMSTEDLRREFCKRLGLKMLLDINQLKKTIREGVQKGAWVYYVASEGYGYGEPSPSPMVEISEDATLYTLEESQRVGIKIKGAEQEVQVCPVCNNVPCTCDQDDDSGKENGKPTRLSGEGTPSQAFQAVSDQCHDHGIQSLKRLFIRVEGMGKDAARDLRSLGLAIPQMGKAGFQLDQRLILEFEGGEKFQAEFIGSWDRYKRIKSITDQLSQEASNASVKMTVRAEFEGNLAVVSDQFQTIRDVLESLSMGKVYVDAQPAAEKAGEGAPA is encoded by the coding sequence ATGAGGACAATCTTCGACACGTGCGTGCCGCGCGATGAGGTGCTCAGCGGTGAATTGCGCGACCAACAGTTCGCAGCATCGTTGACCAGAGTGTTGCGAGGTGGCGCCGACGAAGTCTACGGCGACGCGGCCACTTTCTTTTCGAACACCTTCCCGACCGGCGGGCTCAAGTCCCTGCTTCGCGAAGGGCTCGGCAGACTGACCGGCGCGAACGCAAGCAGTCCATCCGTCATCCGCTTGGAGACAAGCTTTGGCGGTGGTAAGACGCACAACCTCATTGCGCTTTACCACCTCTGTCGAGGTACTGTCGACGCTAGCATCGCCAAACGCTTCGTCTCGCCAGAGTTAGTACCCGCGACGCCAATCAAGAAGATTGCAGGCATCGTGGGGCCTGACATGGAAGTCGCGGACGGAGTAGACCACGACGGACTACGCACCTACACCATGTGGGGCGAACTCGCGTGGCAATTGGGCTTTCACTCAGGTGGAGCAAAGGGCGCTCGCGACGCTTATGAAGTGGTCCGGAAGAGCGATGAACAACGCACAGCTCCCGGCACGCAGGCTTGGGAAAAGCTCATCGGCGATGATCCGGCTCTACTGATGATTGATGAGATCGCCTACTACTTGCGGGTCGCGCGAGGTGCACAGTTTCAGGCCGGTAAGACAAGCGTTGCCGAACAGACGGTCGCGTTCCTGATGTCTCTCATCAAATTCGCTTCTGAGAGCAAACGCACCGTCCTCGTATACACGCTTGCTGATTCGTCGGATGCTTTCGGCACAGAATCAGATGAGCTGCGCGAGGAGCTTGCCGAGGCGCGTAGCATTTCGGCCCGCCAAGAGCACGTCCTCACGCCCACGGCCGAGGATGAAATTAGCGCGATCGTCACCCACCGTCTATTCCAGAACGTGGATCGCAAAGCCGCCGAAGAAACGGCGAAGGCTTGGACCACGTACTACTCGCGAGTCATTGAGCAAGGCGTCGATCTTCCACAGCGTGCCGTTCGAGCCGAGTATCAAACCGAAATCGTACAGGACCATCCATTTCATCCTGAGCTGCTCACCACGCTCAATCGCAAGACCTCGACGATTCCGAATTTCCAAAAGACGCGAGGCGTTCTGCGCTTGCTCGCGCAAACTGTTCGTGAACTCTGGAGAACAAAGCCGCGAGATTGTTACTTGATTTGTCCACACCATTTGGATCTTGGGCAGGAACAACTCGCGAATGACCTGACGAGTCGGCTTGACCGTCCCCAATTCAAGCAAGTGATCGAAGCCGATATTGCCAGTCCCAAGAAAGGCACGCTGTCGCACGCTCAAGAAATCGACTTGGAATGGACCGAGGCCGGCCGGCCGCCCTATGCCCAGCGTGTTGCCGCAACCACGTTTCTCCACAGTCTTGTGCAGACTGGTCAAAGCGGCACCGACCCCGCCGATCTGCGGCTGGCAGTCCTCCAGCCCGATGACGACCCTGCTCTTATCGATAAAGCGATTCAGCGGCTAATCGACCGCTGTTGGTTCTTCGATTACGACGGGCTTCGCTACCGTTTCAAGACGGAACCTTCGCTTCGCAAGATCGTCGACGACGAAATGGGCCTCGTCGGCAAGATCAAAGCCAAGAGCGAACTCGACGACCGAATCCAGAAAGTCTGGAAGAAGGGCGTGCTGCATCCGGAGTATTTTCCGGCCGAAGCCGCCGACGTGGATGATGACGCCCAGGCTCCAAAGCTTGTCGTCTTGCATTACGATGCCGCCGCCGTGAAGGCCACCGAAGCCGGCACGCCGCCCGACCTTGTGCTGAAGCTCTTCGAGCACAAGGGAAGCATGGAAGAGTATCGCACCTACAAGAACAATCTTGTGTTTCTCGTCGCCGACGCGGATCAAGTCGACCGGATGGTCGATGTTGCTCAGCAGTATCTGGCAACCCGCCGCATCACCGGCGACCCGGAGCGAATGCAGGAATTCAACAAAGCCCAGGCCGAGAAGCTGAAGCAGATGGGCGAGGCCGCCGAGCTTGATTTACGAGTCGCAATTACCAAGTGCTACCGCCACTTGTATTACCCGTCCGCCGACGCTCCCCGCAAGAATGGCAACCTCGCTCACCAAGCACTTCAAGCCGAGGAACAAGGCAAGGTCCAACACGACCAGGCCGAAGTCATCCTCAAGGCACTCAAGAACCTGGAAAAGGTTTTGACGGCCGACGACAAGCCGCTCAACGCCCAGTACGTGAAGGCCAAGGCGTGGCCAGCGAACACGGCGTCCATGAGCACCGAGGACTTGCGTCGCGAATTCTGTAAGCGGCTCGGCCTGAAGATGCTCCTCGATATCAACCAACTCAAGAAAACCATCCGCGAAGGCGTGCAGAAAGGGGCATGGGTTTACTACGTGGCCAGCGAAGGCTACGGCTACGGCGAACCATCCCCTTCGCCGATGGTTGAGATCAGCGAAGACGCTACGCTGTACACGCTTGAGGAATCCCAGCGAGTCGGCATCAAGATCAAAGGAGCGGAGCAGGAAGTCCAAGTCTGTCCCGTTTGCAACAATGTGCCTTGCACGTGCGACCAGGATGACGACTCCGGCAAGGAGAACGGCAAACCCACGCGGCTGTCAGGCGAGGGCACTCCCAGCCAGGCATTCCAAGCCGTGTCCGATCAGTGCCACGACCACGGCATTCAATCGCTCAAGCGACTCTTCATCCGCGTCGAAGGAATGGGCAAAGACGCCGCTCGCGACTTGCGCTCGCTTGGCCTGGCCATTCCACAGATGGGCAAAGCAGGCTTCCAACTCGATCAGCGTTTGATTCTCGAATTCGAGGGCGGCGAGAAGTTCCAAGCCGAATTCATCGGCTCTTGGGACCGCTACAAGCGGATCAAGAGCATCACGGACCAGCTTAGCCAGGAAGCGTCGAACGCCAGCGTGAAGATGACTGTCCGGGCCGAATTCGAGGGCAACTTGGCCGTCGTGAGCGACCAGTTCCAGACGATCCGCGACGTGCTGGAGAGTCTGAGCATGGGCAAGGTTTACGTCGATGCTCAGCCGGCCGCCGAAAAAGCTGGCGAAGGAGCACCCGCATGA